In Thamnophis elegans isolate rThaEle1 chromosome 13, rThaEle1.pri, whole genome shotgun sequence, one DNA window encodes the following:
- the BMP10 gene encoding bone morphogenetic protein 10, whose product MEVMESVAFQIWATLSLLAHLADGSPITSLDIPLMEEEVPFFDEQDALLQDLQNELLKALNLSGIPLQEEAKVDTPEYMLELYNRFARDKTLLPSANIVRSFKNKEHSSRPIRLNGMRRYPLLFNVSIPHHETITMAELRLYTLAEDRQLYGNLDRKVTVFEVLEGEHGGGKEGEERKLRVMASRFIYSSDNEWKTFEVTEAIRKWHHSDSTTHQLEVQVEYRGAENPKPGRHRGVDINLEPKHKPLLIVFSDDHSHAKKEEKHELKEMMEHEQMQEWPDLELQDFSSSPNDLLQISSNIIYDSTSRIRRNAKGSSCKKTSLYVDFKEIGWDSWIIAPAGYDAYQCKGACSFPLEGSQSTTHAMVQTSVHLNDPQKASPACCVPTKLDPISLLFLDKGIVTFKQNYEGMSVSECGCR is encoded by the exons ATGGAAGTCATGGAGTCTGTAGCCTTCCAGATTTGGGCCACCCTCTCTCTTCTGGCCCACCTTGCAGATGGGAGCCCTATAACCAGCTTAGATATACCTCTTATGGAGGAAGAGGTACCCTTCTTTGACGAACAGGATGCCCTGCTTCAGGATCTGCAAAACGAGCTCCTGAAGGCACTTAACCTCTCGGGGATCCCCCTCCAGGAGGAAGCCAAGGTGGACACTCCAGAATACATGTTAGAGCTCTACAATAGGTTTGCCAGGGACAAGACCTTGTTGCCATCCGCCAATATTGTTAGAAGCTTCAAAAACAAAG AGCATAGTTCCCGGCCCATACGCCTGAATGGAATGCGGAGGTATCCTCTCCTTTTCAATGTCTCCATCCCTCACCACGAGACGATAACCATGGCGGAGCTGAGGCTCTACACCCTGGCGGAGGACAGACAGCTCTACGGGAACCTCGACCGGAAGGTCACCGTCTTTGAAGTGCTGGAGGGCGAACacggaggaggaaaagagggagaggagaggaagctgAGAGTGATGGCCTCCAGGTTTATTTACAGCTCCGACAATGAATGGAAGACCTTTGAGGTGACAGAAGCCATCAGGAAGTGGCACCACTCTGACTCAACCACTCACCAACTGGAGGTTCAGGTGGAGTACCGAGGGGCAGAGAACCCCAAACCAGGAAGACACAGAGGAGTAGACATTAATTTGGAACCCAAACACAAGCCATTGTTGATTGTGTTTTCAGACGATCACAGCCACGCCAAGAAAGAGGAGAAGCACGAGCTGAAGGAGATGATGGAGCACGAGCAGATGCAGGAGTGGCCGGATTTGGAGCTACAAGACTTCTCCAGCAGCCCCAATGATCTGCTTCAGATCAGCTCCAACATCATCTATGATTCGACCTCCAGGATCCGGAGGAACGCCAAGGGAAGCAGCTGCAAAAAGACCTCTCTCTATGTGGATTTCAAGGAGATTGGCTGGGACTCCTGGATCATTGCGCCCGCTGGCTACGATGCCTACCAGTGCAAGGGAGCCTGCAGCTTCCCTCTGGAGGGCAGCCAGTCGACCACCCATGCCATGGTCCAGACGTCTGTCCACTTGAATGACCCCCAGAAAGCTTCCCCTGCCTGTTGCGTCCCAACCAAGCTGGACCCCATCTCTTTGCTCTTCTTGGACAAAGGAATCGTCACCTTCAAGCAAAACTACGAGGGCATGTCCGTCTCGGAATGTGGCTGCAGATAG